A genomic window from Fusarium falciforme chromosome 2, complete sequence includes:
- a CDS encoding High osmolarity signaling protein SHO1 has translation MPSYSVTSPSLQKMDHSRMYGGRKGIQMSNILGDPFALATLSIAMLAWCITFVACIIGRIQQTNDSPFPTFAWWGCIYSLCLIVGVFVVIGSDSVHTYHVAVTGYLAAGIVLVSSGVNLLLYSDSGAREAASAGFILLAMVIVIWTFYFGSNPSSTPRAFLDSFALAKESTTIHRSTMNGYGGGGRPETSNSVQPPQMYTSAQLNGFENPSPVGGVSQVGGRGSAVPQSFTNSVMQPKATNSPGADAEVVPPTEYPYRAKAIYSYEANPDDANEISFSKHEILEVSDVSGRWWQARKENGETGIAPSNYLILL, from the exons ATGCCATCGTACTCGGTCACCTCGCCGTCGCTTCAGAAAATGGACCACTCGAGAATGTACGGCGGACGCAAGGGCATCCAGATGAGCAACATCCTCGGCGACCCCTTCGCCCTGGCCACGTTGTCCATTGCCATG CTTGCCTGGTGCATCACCTTTGTTGCCTGCATTATCGGACGGATACAACAAACTAACGACTCGCCTTTCCCGACATTCGCCTGGTGGGGATGCATCTACAGTCTGTGCCTGATCGTCGGAGTATTCGTCGTTATTGGAAGCGACTCTGTCCATACCTACCATGTCGCCGTCACCGGTTATCTCGCTGCGGGAATTGTCCTGGTCTCTTCGGGCGTGAACCTGCTCCTGTACTCTGATAGCGGTGCGCGCGAGGCTGCCTCAGCCGGCTTCATCCTGCTGGCCATGGTTATC GTTATCTGGACCTTCTACTTCGGATCCAACCCTTCGTCAACCCCCCGAGCCTTCCTCGACTCGTTCGCCCTCGCCAAGGAGTCGACCACAATTCACCGGTCCACGATGAACGGCTACGGTGGTGGCGGCCGCCCTGAGACGTCCAATTCTGTCCAGCCTCCCCAGATGTACACCTCTGCCCAGCTCAACGGCTTCGAGAACCCCTCCCCCGTCGGTGGCGTCTCCCAAGTTGGAGGCCGCGGCTCTGCAGTCCCTCAGAGCTTCACCAACTCGGTCATGCAACCCAAGGCCACAAACTCACCCGGCGCCGACGCCGAGGTTGTACCACCCACCGAGTACCCCTACCGGGCAAAGGCCATCTACAGCTACGAGGCCAACCCAGACGACGCCAACGAgatctccttctccaagCACGAAATCCTCGAAGTCTCGGACGTCAGTGGACGGTGGTGGCAAGCGCGCAAGGAGAATGGCGAGACGGGTATTGCACCCAGCAACTACCTCATCCTGTTATGA
- a CDS encoding Aa-trans domain-containing protein — protein sequence MTNYSTISDGNASTTRSAGDMSRPRRRGHKDGGHGGQATTISSVVNLLNTIVGAGTLAMPSVMSHMGIMLGVFLIIWSGVTAAFGLYLQSRCARYLERGTASFFALSQITYPNAAVIFDAAIAIKCFGVGVSYMIIIGDLMPGVVLGFLSNANSAPYLVDRNFWITAFMLIIIPLSFLRRLDSLKYTSIIALVSIGYLIILVIYHFAVDKHADPGSIRVIQWGGAVETLSTLPVVVFAYTCHQNMFSILNELNDNSPSSVIGVVGSSIGSAASIYIVVAITGYITFGNAVVGNIVSMYPTGAASTIGKAAIVVLVTFSVPLQVHPCRASLDAVLKWRPNRHSSGNRRTSTPLLPTAPANDHGAGSTMSDLRFAVITTFLLTFAYMTALSVTSLDRVLAFVGSTGSTSISFILPGLFYYKISDPDSTYHQRLVKEDDDMGEDSSTSDVEDSAALAQSTTSVRSGVSMASNVSTRSNRNSWRWRRKWRWDLEHIEHHHLRRLSLALALYGAVVMAVCLGINIFSAATAN from the exons ATGACAAACTACTCGACTATATCTGATGGAAACGCTTCTACAACCAGAAGTGCCGGCGATATGTCTAG ACCACGACGTCGCGGCCACAAGGATGGCGGCCATGGAGGCCAAGCCACCACGATCAGCAGTGTCGTGAACCTGCTGAATACCA TTGTTGGAGCTGGCACCCTTGCCATGCCCTCTGTCATGTCCCACATGGGCATCATGCTCGGCgtctttcttattatctggTCCGGCGTAACGGCCGCGTTCGGCCTCTACCTCCAGTCACGATGCGCCCGATATCTCGAGCGGGGAACCGCGTCCTTCTTCGCGCTGTCGCAAATCACCTACCCTAACGCCGCCGTCATATTCGATGCCGCGATCGCGATCAAGTGCTTTGGAGTTGGCGTGTCGTACATGATCATCATTGGAGATTTGATGCCTGGCGTGGTGCTGGGCTTCCTTAGCAATGCCAACAGCGCTCCTTATCTGGTTGATCGAAACTTTTGGATCACCGCCTTTATGCTCATTATCATCCCGCTTAGTTTCCTGCGGCGGCTGGACTCTCTAAAGTACACCAGCATTATTGCGCTGGTCTCTATCGGGTATCTCATCATTCTGGTGATTTACCACTTTGCGGTCGATAAGCATGCCGACCCGGGGAGCATCCGCGTGATTCAATGGGGCGGAGCCGTCGAGACACTGAGCACTCTCCCTGTTGTTGTCTTTGCGTATACTTGCCACCAGAAT ATGTTCTCTATTCTCAACGAGCTCAATGACAACTCCCCCTCCAGCGTTATTGGAGTCGTCGGCTCGAGCATTGGCTCTGCCGCCTCCATCTATATTGTTGTGGCCATTACTGGCTACATCACTTTCGGCAACGCCGTGGTTGGCAATATTGTATCTATGT ATCCTACCGGAGCTGCTTCGACGATCGGAAAGGCGGCTATTGTCGTTCTCGTCACCTTCTCGGTTCCGTTGCAAGTCCATCCCTGTCGAGCTTCACTCGATGCCGTCTTGAAGTGGCGACCCAACCGTCACTCTTCCGGCAACAGACGGACCTCGACGCCTTTACTCCCTACAGCTCCTGCAAATGATCATGGAGCTGGCTCCACCATGTCCGACCTTCGTTTTGCAGTTATTACAACATTTCTTCTAACGTTTGCATACATGACTGCTCTATCAGTCACCAGCTTAGACCGTGTGCTCGCCTTCGTTGGCAGCACTGGATCGACATCGATTAGTTTTATTCTTCCTGGTCTTTTCTACTATAAAATCAGCGACCCTGACAGTACATATCACCAGCGTTTGGTTaaggaggacgacgacatggGAGAAGACTCCAGTACATCAGACGTGGAAGACTCTGCCGCCCTGGCTCAGAGCACAACCAGCGTTCGCAGCGGTGTCAGCATGGCGAGCAACGTCAGCACCCGCAGCAACCGGAACTCATGGCGATGGCGCAGAAAGTGGCGATGGGATCTCGAACACATcgagcaccaccacctccgcaGACTTTcgctcgccctcgccctctaCGGAGCGGTCGTCATGGCCGTATGCTTGGGCATCAACATCTTCTCTGCAGCCACTGCTAACTAG
- a CDS encoding NAD(P)H-hydrate epimerase gives MAIKTLGAKAAAALDQELMSTGAFSIDQLMELAGLAVSQAVYRLQPLESGRRILVACGPGNNGGDGLVAARHLRHYGYNPTVFYPKRSKNDLYQRLAKQLEDLDVPFVDDFSSAVSSTDHIVDAIFGFSFSGEVREPFPAVIQALQETKLPVTSVDAPSSWDIENGPPESGLGSSFMPTALVSLTAPKPLVKHFRGRHFIGGRFVTPAIANKYGFEVPEYKGIDQVVEVETTGQKL, from the exons ATGGCGATCAAG ACCCTCGGAGCcaaagctgctgctgctctcgaCCAGGAGCTCATGAGCACCGGTGCATTTTCGATCGACCAGCTGATGGAGCTGGCTGGTCTCGCCGTCTCGCAGGCTG TTTACCGTCTTCAACCTCTCGAAAGTGGTCGTAGGATCCTTGTTGCATGCGGTCCCGGAAACAACG GCGGTGATGGACTGGTAGCTGCTCGCCATCTCCGCCACTATGGCTACAATCCGACCGTCTTCTACCCCAAACGGAGCAAGAATGATCTTTACCAG CGGCTTGCAAAACAGCTCGAAGACCTCGATGTCCCCTTCGTGGATGACTTTTCGTCAGCCGTAAGCTCGACGGATCACATTGTCGACGCCATCTTCG GTTTCAGCTTTTCGGGCGAAGTCCGGGAACCATTCCCCGCGGTAATCCAGGCTCTTCAGGAAACCAAGTTGCCGGTCACGTCGGTTGATGCTCCCTCGTCCTGGGATATCGAGAACGGCCCTCCCGAGTCTGGGCTCGGCAGCTCCTTTATGCCTACGGCACTTGTTAGTCTGACAGCGCCGAAGCCGCTAGTGAAGCACTTCAGGGGACGGCACTTCATTGGCGGACG ATTCGTGACTCCTGCCATTGCAAACAAGTATGGCTTTGAGGTTCCCGAGTACAAAGGCATCGATCaagttgtcgaggttgagacgACTGGGCAGAAACTCTAA
- a CDS encoding 2EXR domain-containing protein: protein MSETFHPFPRLPAELRLAIWKLAVRSGGKTLPGVHFFGIVIPGEDEDVYSLMSQSLIRRKMTGFRDYYVVGPRWMTVSTEDRFVGIKREPASWTDNNPSTYLIDCGLWLACWESQHVIHHAFDGLVQRTPYSQIPWGIKDRPIAVYPDQDLFCFQPYDWYTFELNFADFLGDFFGAFVQNIAIDYVP from the coding sequence ATGTCCGAAACGTTCCATCCCTTTCCCCGTCTCCCCGCGGAGCTGCGACTGGCCATCTGGAAACTCGCCGTCCGCTCTGGAGGCAAGACCCTCCCGGGAGTGCACTTCTTTGGTATCGTCATCCccggagaagatgaagacgtcTATTCCTTGATGAGCCAGAGTTTGATACGACGAAAAATGACCGGCTTCAGAGACTATTACGTGGTTGGACCACGGTGGATGACGGTATCTACCGAAGATCGCTTCGTCGGCATCAAGCGGGAACCTGCTTCGTGGACCGACAATAATCCCTCAACCTATTTAATCGACTGCGGCCTCTGGCTAGCCTGCTGGGAGTCCCAACATGTGATACACCATGCCTTTGACGGGTTGGTGCAGCGCACGCCCTACAGCCAAATCCCCTGGGGGATCAAAGACCGCCCCATCGCCGTCTACCCAGACCAAGATCTCTTTTGCTTTCAGCCATATGACTGGTACACCTTCGAACTCAATTTCGCCGATTTCCTCGGCGATTTCTTTGGCGCCTTCGTCCAAAACATAGCTATTGACTACGTTCCGTAA